The genome window tgttacactGAACAGCATGAAGCCGCTGTCCCCGACATTCACGGCGTGCAGTGCCCCACGCTCTTTGTTGAGGCTGAGGATGCAAGCTGTCGACGAGCCTTGTACTCCAGCGTTGTTCGCGTATGCTTGGTTCAACACATTTCTTGGATTGACCGCGGCTGCTGCGGCGGTCATGTCCATGGCCGTTTGGTTGGCGTTGTTCATGAGTCCCCTTGCGTACAAGCCCGCATCGACTCCTATCTTGGCCCAGCCGCCGACGCCGTCTGCCACACCGATGGTCTGGCCGTTGTGGCAGATGAAGTGGGTGTCTTCACCGAGGGGCTTGTCTGGGTTGTCTTTGGGAAGATAGCAGGACCCACAGACCAGCTTCATCTTCTCATTATGAATCttcctcctattttttaatagtaaTTCTTGAATTTGATCAGACTTATTCaccttcctttttcttctcaattcCTCATGTTCTGTTAATATTTGTTGATATTGAGAGCCATAACCATAGCAAGTATTTGTGTTATTGTAGTTGGCGACCATCATCTTTCCTAAAACACAGCGATAGTAGTGAAGAGAGCAAGAGagtgatgagagagagagagagagagagagagagagagagagagaccaaaTAAGTATTTATAGGCTCTCATTCTTTCCCACTGGGATGCGGAATCCTTGTTTTAATGGGTTTTAAATCGCCGGACAGGTGTAGAAATTTCCAAGGTTGGTTTTCCTGTAACATGTGGGATTCATGTAGcaataaaaaagtaataaaaaataatttctgtCATCTTATCCTAAAATGGCCCCCTACTCTTTCAGAAATAAAACTTTCTTTGGAAAACTTTTTTCCCATTTTAAATGTACAAATCATTCGCTATGTGAATTTCGTAAACTAATTTAGCAACTAAACATTATTCTAAGTGTACTATTGCTTTtccctatttttaaaaaaaaacattattctAAGTGTAGCATTAATGTTGACTAAAGTCATATTTATATGTCCATTGTATCTCAAGTAAATGTAAATGTTGTAAATATGGTTTTTCTTCAACGGAGGAGatgtaaattttaattttgggagatttattattatactCAATACAAGGGctcaatttttaatataaaaaaattctatatgaaatggactttaaaaaCATACCCAAAGCCTATTTATAACATAAAAAGAGGGCTTCGAACTTCCTATATATTACAAAACTACCATCGATTTCTTAAAGTCCAACCTCAAACCctcattttaaaaaacccaaaattaaatttaataggGCCAGCTGTCactttttaggttttttttgtttgtttataaaattaaatggtgtatggtttatttatatcaCTAGTGTTAAGAATGTGTATATAACTACCTAAATATCTCTTTAAGTTtcctaatttttgttttttttttgtgttaattttctaaagatgggtatataactaaaaataaaaactcatgCATGCGCTTATATCTACATATCCAAAGACCCAATAGTTATATATtaacagtcccgatctcttggaccacaggagtccaagagattgtggtcacctaccgttggatattaatccaatgattcaaaatgatatatataaatgcaatatgacataaatgattattatccgattcaagtcataaatgagtgaaccgttgaatttacatccaacggtgagtgaccataaatctcttggactacaggggtctaagagatcaggactgtatatattAATAGTATCAATAATTAAACAACTCTTTAAAATATCGCATCAATAAAACGTTTCTAATTCTGAAACACTATAAATATGACAGCTTATGTAACAAAGAGTGTGATCATCCAAGTCATGCTTTTATAGCCTGAAATAATAAACTTATTAAAAGCAACTGTtttcataatatatatgaaaaaaaaattcagtagaACTTGCGACGCGGTTTTAATTGTGTTAGAATAACATCGAACTTATAATTAATGATTGTTTGTACtttatctaaaaagaaaattttttttctgcGATaacgtttttttatttaaatggtTTGATTTGTGTGAAATACTGGAGTAAACTAAATACAATATGATAAAATTAACATTTACATGTTATGATGATGTCATGGAAGTAATGGAGTGTTATCAGAGATTGGTTTGGTGGTTTTGCAATAAATCTAGGGAATGGTGAAATTTTGGAAGATGAACTTTGGGGTCTTTACTT of Prunus dulcis chromosome 4, ALMONDv2, whole genome shotgun sequence contains these proteins:
- the LOC117625323 gene encoding probable protein phosphatase 2C 55, with protein sequence MMVANYNNTNTCYGYGSQYQQILTEHEELRRKRKVNKSDQIQELLLKNRRKIHNEKMKLVCGSCYLPKDNPDKPLGEDTHFICHNGQTIGVADGVGGWAKIGVDAGLYARGLMNNANQTAMDMTAAAAAVNPRNVLNQAYANNAGVQGSSTACILSLNKERGALHAVNVGDSGFMLFSVTPRLQI